DNA from Triticum aestivum cultivar Chinese Spring chromosome 7D, IWGSC CS RefSeq v2.1, whole genome shotgun sequence:
GAATCATGGCATGTGTGTGCTTGCTCGTGGGTTGGTCAATGCCAACTTCTTGGGGGACGAGGCAATAGGCTTCCTTCCCCTTTATCGCTAGCAGCATAACGTTGCGGTAGCATGGTCCTGATGTAGGCGGGCCTGGTCTGGTCCTTGTTATGATTTACTCAGCTCCTGCCTAGAATGTTTGTTCAGGGACCTCAACCTTCAGCAACCTTTTTCTTCGTGATTGGATCTATGAGCATCGTTGTGGCTCTTTTTATGGTGTTCTTAGCATAGTGGTAAGTTTAATTTGAGAATCTAATGGCGGTCCGGCGCCTTTGTCCAGGGCGAGGGGCGGGATTGGTGAGGACTGGCACGATTTGGTTTTCACTTCTCGAAGTGGATGAGGTTATGTTGCTCCGCCGTTGGGTTATGTCTCCAATTGAAGTTTCACTCGGTTTGCTCTACTCCCCTTGCGTTTTGAGGACTCCATGGACATCAAGCTAGTGCTTAGTTTTCTTATCTCTAGAGTACTTGCTGCCTTTGGTGCTTGTAAGCTGCTTGGGCAACACTAGGTATGCGTCATTTCTTTTGAGAGAATTTATTATTTAACACTGTCTTAAAGTTTCTTTCCCTatttgatactccctccattccaaaatatagtgcgcccgcgcttcccgaggtcgaactttgaccataaatttaacgaacgtgaccgactgcggcgggtgaaaaaattacataattaaaaacttatttcgaatacgaattcactgatataatttttgctcccgccgcaatcggtcttggtagttaaatttacggtcaaagttgaagcacggagatagaggaagcactacattgtggaatggagggagtactgagAAAATATTTCTTTCTTATATAACACAAACTTTAAAAAAAATCCCAATATAACACTTTCATCCATTTTTTTGGCACTGTGTTAAATGGCATGTGAAATGACAATTATGCCCTCAAACATATATTCACTCTTTTTCTTTATTTCCGGTGTCTTGTTTAAGAGTGGGGTTCATGGTTAGTGTAACAAAATAAGTCAAATTAAGGTACTACAAACAATTGCCGCAAGCAAGGCTCAAGTACGTACGTACATGCATGGCTAGAGACGAGCACATGCTCGCTCTGCTTCTAGAGGAAAATCAATCGAGCTGTTTGTGTGTTAAGTGTTTGTGAGCTAGCTTGTTTCTAGGGGAAAATCAATCGAGCTTTGCAGTACGTACGCTGATTTAAGGGAATCGATCTAGCATTCTAAACAACACTCCACCACACGGGCTCGCCCAACGCCCGGACGCTCCCGTCCGGCTGCGCCTTGGCTGCTCCCATGATCCCATCGCCCCCGCCTTGACGAGTTTCTCAAGCCGGAACCATTGATTAGTATGCGGACGACCCTACACAACGCAGTCCACCGAAGCATATGCTCGTGCGGCGTGCCGGCAAGGAAGGCCTACATTTGTTGGTATTCCGGAGCGACGCGACTACCCGCCTCCTGTGCCGCTCGGTGTTCCCGAGTACGAGGGATTGTGGGCCGGGTGAAGCCAATGACAGTGAACTTGATCTGACTTAGGTGCTTCTAGTGCCAGGAGTAAACTTGTCATTTCATGTGTCATTTAACACCATTAGGTCAAAAAATAGACGGAAGTGTTACATTGGGAACAAAATTTAAATTTGGTATtagatagggaaaaatatttttccAGTGTCAAATAGGAAAACCATATTTAAaacagtgttaaataaggaattctttcatttctttttgttttttcttgttgGATGATGGTCGTTGTAATCTCAGATCAGTTGAtgactttgttaattcaaagtcaggcccttcttgagccttcgttctaaaacaAAGTGTATTATATATCTTTTTCTTCTTGCTATGAACTATTGGTTTAATGGGAGATATACAGAGTATGGTGATGGTTAAGTTCAGTCAGAAAAATCATAGACTTAATATATCATGCAAACATGTAGCTTTATTTAGACAAGTGCCTCATTCAGGAACATCTGTTCATTATTTCCATGTTGCAATTAGTACTAGGCAcacatgatgatgcatgacatttTATTTTGCCACTGCTATATTGATCAACTAGCAGGTACCATCGGTATAGCTAGCTGTCATGGTAATGCTatagggggtggtggtggtggctgggcATTGTACAGGGATGTAGATTTTGCACATCGACGGTAGGGTGTGAAGTGACATCCTCAGGCCCTCAAGTTGTACTTCCTGTTGTGGTTGGTGATGTTGTTGTTGCCTGATAGACTCTACCACATTATGAATGGCTTGGCAGCGGAATTGCTCTGGGATCTGTGCTAGCTGCCGGCAGCATTGGGACTGCACGTTCTGGCAGCTGGTGGGCTTCTGCACTGGTGTATGCGGGAATGGCACTGTCATTGGCCTACATTGATGTTGTAGGAATGTCGCACACGGTTTTAACTGctcctgcaactgttgttgttgttgtcgcccCAGTTGTTGCTGTTGCTGGCATTGTACCGGGACGTAGATGTTGCACATAGACGGCAGGGTCTGAAGCGACATCCTCATGCTCTTAAGGTGTGCTTCCTGTTGGGGCTCATTCCATTGTTGTTGGGGCTGTTGTTGAATGATAGCCTCTTCCACGCTCTGTATGGCCTTGCACCGGGCTTGTTCTGGGAT
Protein-coding regions in this window:
- the LOC542894 gene encoding avenin-like b6, yielding MKTMFILALLALAASTAIAQLETICSQGFGQCQHHQQLGQQQLLDQMKPCVAFVQHQCSPVRTPFPQTRGEQHSSCQTVQHQCCRQLVQIPEQARCKAIQSVEEAIIQQQPQQQWNEPQQEAHLKSMRMSLQTLPSMCNIYVPVQCQQQQQLGRQQQQQLQEQLKPCATFLQHQCRPMTVPFPHTPVQKPTSCQNVQSQCCRQLAQIPEQFRCQAIHNVVESIRQQQHHQPQQEVQLEGLRMSLHTLPSMCKIYIPVQCPATTTTPYSITMTASYTDGTC